The region GGCCGAACGCGGCGTTGCCGTGTTGTTTACCGAGCACGACATGGACGTGGTGTTCGGCCATGCGGACCGGGTGATCGTGCTCGACCGGGGTCGGGTGATCGCCGAAGGCACGCCTGACGAGATACGCGCGGATGCGACCGTGCAGGCGGTCTATCTGGGTTCCTTCGATGAGGCGGCGGTATGAGCGAACCTGCGTTGAAGCTGACCGGGATCGAGGCCTTCTACGGCACGGCGCAGGCCTTGTTCGGGGTCGATCTCGACGTTCCCGCCGGAGCGGTGACTGTCCTGCTGGGCCGCAACGGGGCGGGCAAATCGACCACCTTGAAGGCGGCCATGGGCCTCGTCGATGTGCGCACCGGTCAGGTGTTCATCGGGGCCCGGGAGGTGACCGGCGCGCCGTCCTACCGGGTCGCGCGCGCGGGTCTGGGCTATGTGCCCGAGACGCGGCGCGTCTTCGCGGGCCTGAGTGTCGACGAGAATTTGATGGTTGGCGAACGGGTCGGGGATGATGCGGCGGCGGTCTGGACGCGCGAACGCATCTTCGATCTGTTTCCGCCGCTGGCGGGCATGCGCGATCGCCTGGCCGGCCAGCTGTCGGGCGGTGAGCAACAGATGCTGACCATCGCGCGGACCCTGGTGGGCAATCCACGGATCATATTGCTGGACGAGCCGTCCGAAGGCCTGGCCCCCGTCATTGTGCAGCAGATCGCGGCGACGATACGGACCCTGGCGGCCGAAGGGCTGACGGTCCTGCTGTCGGAACAGAATGTGCGCTTTGCCACGCATGTCGCGAACCGGGCCGCGGTCATCGAGCGCGGGCGCATCCTGGTCGAGGGTCCGATCGCGGATATCGCGGCCGACGAGAGCGTGCGCGAGGCCTATCTGACACCTTGAGTTGCCTGTCGGGCTTCAGTGCAGATCGAACGACCTGCTGACGTTCCGGAATTTCGGGGGGGCGATGATGTCGGTGTGGCCGACGCGGACGGAATGCAAAGGGCCGTCGAGATTGTCCGTCCAGAAATCCAGAAACTTGCGCAGCTTCGGAAATTCCGGGGGTATATCCAGCTTCTGCCAGACGAAACTCTGCAGAATTCCGGGATGATCGGGCATGTGATAGATGATCTCGGCGGTGGTGATCCGCCATCCATCCAGTTGTAAACCGACGTCCTTACGCATCTTCGACACCTCGCTTTCAACAAACCGAATCACTTGGTGATTCGAATTATCCGAGGACAGGTGTACGGTGACAATGGAAAACAGATTTATATCAACAAGTTAGCACCGGTCTCCCGAGAGTGCTGCCAAAACACCGGCAAGAGGGCGGCAAAAAAAGTTCAATTCCCCGGTCCCCGGCGGGTTGACAGGGAAGAGCTGGATCACTACCTGTCTGGCACTCACGCGGGTTGAGTGCTAACAGTTCGGCGAGAACCGCGAATTTATTCATATATTACAGGAGGATAAGGGGATGAGCTTTCGCCCTTTGCATGACCGGGTTGTGGTGCGTCGCGTCGGTTCCGACGAAAAGACGGCTGGCGGCATCATCATTCCGGATACGGCCCAGGAAAAACCTTCGGAAGGCGAAGTCGTCTCCGTGGGCCCCGGCGGTCGCACCGAGGACGGCAAGGAGATTGCCATGGACGTGAAGGCCGGTGATCGGGTCCTGTTCGGCAAGTGGTCGGGCACGGAAGTTTCGATCGACGGTGAGGAGCTCCTGATCATGAAGGAGTCCGACATCATGGGTGTCATCGAGGCCAAGAAGAAGACCAAGAAGGCCGCTTAATTAAATTCCGCAGAAGGAGAACTTCAAATGGCTGCGAAAGAAGTCAAATTTTCAACGACGGCGCGCGACAAGTTGCTGAAGGGTGTCGACACCCTGGCCGACGCCGTCAAGGTTACGCTGGGCCCGAAGGGACGCAACGTCATCATCGACCGGTCCTTCGGCTCGCCGCGGATCACCAAGGATGGTGTCTCGGTCGCCAAGGAAATCGAGCTCGAGGACAAGTTCGAGAACATGGGTGCCCAGATGGTCAAGGAAGTTGCTTCCAAGACCAACGATATTGCCGGTGACGGCACGACCACCGCGACGGTTCTCGCGCAGTCGATCGTGCGTGAAGGTACGAAGGCCGTTGCGGCCGGCATGAACCCGATGGATCTCAAGCGCGGCATCGACCTGGCGGTCACGGCTGTCGTGGCCGACATCGAGAAGCGCGCCAAGAAAATCCGCAGTTCCGAAGAGATTGCCCAGGTTGGCCGTATCTCCGCGAACGGCGACACCGAGGTCGGTGACTACATCGCGGACGCGATGCAGCGGGTCGGCAATGAGGGTGTTATCACGGTTGAAGAGGCCAAGAGCCTGGTCACCGAGCTGGATGTCGTCGAAGGCATGCAGTTCGACCGCGGCTATCTCTCGCCCTACTTCATCACCAATGCCGAGAAGATGATCTGCGAGCTGGATAATCCCTACATCCTGCTTCACGAGAAGAAGCTTTCGAGCCTCCAGACAATGCTGCCGGTGCTCGAAGCCGTTGTTCAGTCGGGCAAGCCCCTGCTGATCATCGCCGAAGACATCGAAGGCGAAGCGCTGGCGACCCTTGTCGTCAACAAGCTGCGTGGCGGCCTGAAGATCTCTGCCGTCAAGGCGCCGGGCTTCGGCGATCGTCGCAAGGCGATGCTCGAGGATCTCGCGACCCTGACCAACGGTCAGGTCATCTCCGAGGATCTCGGTATCAAGCTCGAGAATGTCACGCTCGACATGCTCGGCACGGCCAAGCGGGTCTCGATCACCAAGGAAGAGACCACGATCGTCGACGGGGCCGGCAAGAAGGCCGACATCGAAGGCCGGGTCAACCAGATCCGCGCCCAGATCGAGGAAACCTCTTCGGACTATGACCGCGAGAAGCTGCAGGAAC is a window of Alphaproteobacteria bacterium DNA encoding:
- a CDS encoding ABC transporter ATP-binding protein, whose translation is MSEPALKLTGIEAFYGTAQALFGVDLDVPAGAVTVLLGRNGAGKSTTLKAAMGLVDVRTGQVFIGAREVTGAPSYRVARAGLGYVPETRRVFAGLSVDENLMVGERVGDDAAAVWTRERIFDLFPPLAGMRDRLAGQLSGGEQQMLTIARTLVGNPRIILLDEPSEGLAPVIVQQIAATIRTLAAEGLTVLLSEQNVRFATHVANRAAVIERGRILVEGPIADIAADESVREAYLTP
- a CDS encoding Usg family protein; its protein translation is MRKDVGLQLDGWRITTAEIIYHMPDHPGILQSFVWQKLDIPPEFPKLRKFLDFWTDNLDGPLHSVRVGHTDIIAPPKFRNVSRSFDLH
- a CDS encoding co-chaperone GroES, with translation MSFRPLHDRVVVRRVGSDEKTAGGIIIPDTAQEKPSEGEVVSVGPGGRTEDGKEIAMDVKAGDRVLFGKWSGTEVSIDGEELLIMKESDIMGVIEAKKKTKKAA
- the groL gene encoding chaperonin GroEL (60 kDa chaperone family; promotes refolding of misfolded polypeptides especially under stressful conditions; forms two stacked rings of heptamers to form a barrel-shaped 14mer; ends can be capped by GroES; misfolded proteins enter the barrel where they are refolded when GroES binds), with the protein product MAAKEVKFSTTARDKLLKGVDTLADAVKVTLGPKGRNVIIDRSFGSPRITKDGVSVAKEIELEDKFENMGAQMVKEVASKTNDIAGDGTTTATVLAQSIVREGTKAVAAGMNPMDLKRGIDLAVTAVVADIEKRAKKIRSSEEIAQVGRISANGDTEVGDYIADAMQRVGNEGVITVEEAKSLVTELDVVEGMQFDRGYLSPYFITNAEKMICELDNPYILLHEKKLSSLQTMLPVLEAVVQSGKPLLIIAEDIEGEALATLVVNKLRGGLKISAVKAPGFGDRRKAMLEDLATLTNGQVISEDLGIKLENVTLDMLGTAKRVSITKEETTIVDGAGKKADIEGRVNQIRAQIEETSSDYDREKLQERLAKLAGGIAVIRVGGATEIEVKEKKDRVEDAMHATRAAVEEGIVAGGGVALLYATKVLDKLEGENDDQQVGINIIRKAIQAPVRQIAENAGFDGAVVSGKLLEQKDTDFGFDAQTGKYTNLVKAGVIDPTKVVRAALQDAGSIAGLLITTEAMVADKPEPAGAGGGAPAMPDMGGMGGMGGMM